The Sediminispirochaeta bajacaliforniensis DSM 16054 genome window below encodes:
- a CDS encoding LacI family DNA-binding transcriptional regulator: MKKLTVKDIARLCGVSIGSVDRALHNRSGINADTRARILQVCEQQGFRINRFAQSLSRQQYRLAAIIPEKGDEFYRIVEQGLRTAAEELKDLNVHLEITKTKKLGYEEENAWMETYLAEGFHGVAVCAGHISRLNVVIDKLVSSGVPVVTMATDAPESKRTATVAVPPQKTGAIVASYMGRFIHTPGTVCVLTGSNQIMDHAYKAEGFKAAINRYWPQLRLGEILETDEDPCRLKAAVKTLWERYPDLKGLYLVTYGGHFCGEAMEELGIQKKVTFIATDIYRRLWPYLERGTIDMLVHQNPFRQGYEAVQLLFDGLTGKEQDRKAYRVFPEFVIKETLEFYQ, encoded by the coding sequence GGTGTTTCTATCGGTAGTGTCGACCGGGCATTGCATAATCGAAGCGGTATAAACGCAGATACACGGGCACGTATCCTGCAGGTTTGTGAACAACAGGGATTTCGGATAAACCGTTTTGCCCAATCGCTTTCCCGGCAGCAGTATCGGCTGGCGGCTATCATCCCAGAGAAGGGGGATGAATTCTATCGGATCGTTGAACAGGGGCTTCGAACTGCGGCGGAAGAGCTGAAAGATCTTAATGTTCACCTTGAGATCACAAAGACGAAAAAACTGGGCTATGAGGAAGAGAATGCATGGATGGAAACCTATCTTGCAGAAGGGTTCCATGGTGTTGCCGTCTGTGCCGGGCACATAAGTCGCCTTAATGTGGTTATTGATAAATTAGTGAGTTCAGGCGTTCCTGTCGTCACCATGGCTACCGATGCTCCGGAAAGTAAGCGGACCGCGACGGTTGCTGTTCCTCCGCAGAAGACCGGAGCAATTGTAGCATCCTACATGGGGCGATTCATTCACACTCCCGGAACAGTATGTGTCCTGACCGGAAGCAATCAGATAATGGACCATGCGTACAAGGCCGAAGGCTTTAAAGCTGCAATTAACCGTTACTGGCCACAGCTCAGGCTGGGAGAAATCCTGGAGACCGATGAAGATCCCTGCAGATTGAAGGCTGCGGTGAAAACACTCTGGGAGCGATATCCTGATTTGAAGGGTTTGTATTTGGTGACCTACGGCGGCCACTTTTGCGGAGAGGCAATGGAAGAGCTTGGAATTCAGAAGAAGGTCACCTTTATCGCAACCGACATCTATCGTCGTCTATGGCCCTATCTGGAGCGGGGAACTATCGACATGCTGGTTCATCAGAATCCTTTTCGGCAGGGCTATGAAGCCGTACAGCTTCTTTTTGACGGTCTTACCGGTAAGGAACAAGATCGAAAAGCATATAGGGTTTTTCCCGAATTCGTTATCAAAGAAACCCTGGAATTCTATCAATAA
- a CDS encoding ROK family protein, translating to MKTTEHGNKPKNIRSKNKKLIVELYRSKEMLSVSSIAQKIHLSRTTVMKINEDLLQEGIIVAAGKGSSTDEGGKKPSLYRFNAQNKLIISLHIKYDRIHFRLSDLTYKSLKKDEISIRENEVFPEIAKKMKILIERNSRPEERQSTVLACMVAIHGNVDSESGICIHSTYFPSWGTYNNLKEQLTPVLGLDCPIYLDNWIRYKAYGESKIGLAKNYDTVVLIDAGWHGVTSGILIGGKIYAGKHFLSGEIGHSLINPQETELCACGSSGCFEQQISEKRVLTRVRTLLEHYPGSTLAKEGKGLGLLSVFDAADEGDSLARIVLDEVINWFAIAISNIIMFFDPEIILIEGEYASKCRYMEKGIDKRVWELSLPRLTRQTALLFSDGQSVPTLKGAAILGVDKFYTM from the coding sequence ATGAAGACGACTGAGCATGGAAACAAGCCCAAGAATATTCGATCAAAGAACAAAAAACTGATTGTTGAGTTGTATCGCAGCAAAGAGATGCTATCGGTCTCATCAATTGCACAAAAAATCCACCTGAGCCGTACGACCGTCATGAAAATTAACGAGGATCTTCTGCAAGAGGGGATTATCGTTGCTGCGGGTAAGGGCTCTTCAACGGACGAAGGGGGAAAGAAGCCTTCGCTGTACCGTTTCAACGCTCAGAATAAGCTCATCATTTCGCTTCATATAAAATATGATCGAATTCATTTTCGTCTCTCTGATCTTACCTATAAAAGCCTGAAAAAAGACGAAATATCCATACGGGAAAACGAGGTCTTCCCGGAAATCGCAAAAAAAATGAAGATATTGATTGAAAGGAACAGCAGGCCAGAGGAGAGGCAATCCACAGTCCTGGCTTGCATGGTGGCAATTCACGGTAATGTGGACTCGGAAAGCGGCATCTGCATCCATTCAACCTATTTCCCATCCTGGGGAACCTACAATAATCTAAAAGAACAGCTTACCCCCGTGCTTGGTTTGGACTGTCCCATCTATCTTGACAACTGGATACGCTATAAGGCGTATGGGGAGAGCAAGATTGGTCTTGCAAAAAACTACGATACCGTTGTGCTGATCGACGCAGGCTGGCATGGGGTCACTTCAGGAATCCTCATCGGAGGGAAAATTTATGCGGGTAAGCATTTTCTCTCCGGTGAGATAGGACACAGCCTGATTAATCCGCAGGAGACAGAACTTTGTGCCTGTGGAAGTTCCGGCTGTTTCGAGCAGCAAATATCGGAAAAAAGAGTACTCACCAGGGTACGCACTTTGCTGGAGCATTACCCGGGCTCCACATTGGCTAAAGAAGGTAAAGGGTTGGGTCTGCTTTCCGTTTTCGATGCTGCCGACGAAGGTGATTCTCTGGCCAGAATCGTTTTGGACGAGGTTATTAATTGGTTTGCGATTGCAATCTCCAATATTATTATGTTCTTCGATCCCGAAATCATCTTGATCGAGGGCGAATACGCCTCAAAATGTCGCTACATGGAAAAGGGAATCGATAAGCGAGTATGGGAACTCTCCCTTCCCCGCCTAACACGTCAAACAGCTTTGCTATTCAGCGACGGACAATCCGTTCCTACCCTCAAGGGTGCGGCAATCCTCGGAGTCGATAAATTTTATACGATGTAA
- a CDS encoding TIM barrel protein encodes MTHANRLGLNRIIQPGLSVTEFIKFAADCDCTGIELRNDLKDSRVLGGERAADIIAACHGLGGDILTINALQRFNDPVLFEQKKEELLLLMAEAEKVGCKNIVLCPVNDPKDARGTEQQREDFVQALKTYGPLFEKKNMVGLIEPLGFPICSVRYKQEAVAAIQNSGFDALYRIVHDTFHHFLSEEKQVFPEWTGMVHISGVYAGKEKDAITDDDRVLVDEQDIMDNKNQIARLLDGGCDSPISFEPFSSSVQKLGLSELKQKLTKSIHYIFNT; translated from the coding sequence ATGACTCACGCTAACAGGCTTGGCCTTAACAGAATTATACAACCGGGTCTCTCTGTTACGGAATTCATCAAATTTGCCGCCGATTGTGATTGTACCGGCATTGAGCTGAGAAACGACCTGAAAGACAGCCGGGTTCTCGGTGGTGAACGTGCTGCCGATATCATTGCCGCCTGTCACGGCTTGGGGGGCGATATACTTACCATCAATGCCTTACAGCGGTTTAATGATCCCGTTTTATTTGAACAGAAGAAGGAGGAACTGCTGCTTTTGATGGCAGAGGCGGAAAAGGTCGGATGTAAGAATATCGTTCTTTGTCCGGTAAATGATCCGAAGGATGCTCGGGGAACGGAACAGCAACGAGAGGATTTCGTGCAGGCACTAAAAACATATGGACCGCTTTTTGAAAAGAAAAATATGGTGGGTTTGATCGAGCCTTTGGGTTTCCCTATCTGCAGTGTTCGATATAAGCAAGAAGCCGTCGCAGCAATTCAAAATAGCGGCTTCGATGCCCTCTACCGCATTGTGCACGACACCTTTCATCATTTTCTTTCCGAAGAAAAACAGGTTTTTCCTGAATGGACGGGCATGGTCCATATTTCAGGTGTATATGCCGGTAAGGAAAAAGATGCAATCACCGATGATGATCGTGTCTTGGTGGATGAACAGGACATAATGGATAACAAGAACCAGATTGCGCGGCTGCTTGACGGCGGTTGTGATTCCCCGATTTCCTTTGAACCCTTCTCTTCTTCTGTTCAGAAGCTTGGATTATCAGAGCTGAAGCAGAAGCTTACAAAAAGTATTCATTACATCTTCAATACATAA
- the iolG gene encoding inositol 2-dehydrogenase — translation MRKLNLGIIGAGRIAYVHARSITYNIPHAEIKIIADPYMTDEAKKWIAEFNIQTISKDYKDVINDPEVDAVLVCSSTNTHAQCTREAAIAGKHVFCEKPIDLDIREIKKTIDVVEKSGVKFQVGFNRRFDHNFMALREAVAKKRIGELHLVKITSRDPSPPPLDYVKVSGGLFMDMTIHDFDMVRYLTGSEVDEIFAYGNVLVDNAIGSAGDIDTAIISMKMKNGAMAVIDNSRKAAYGYDQRGEVFGSLGMMVTGNDTPHTGTFWGEEGVVAQKPLYFFLERYREAFSHEMIEFVHAVAEGRPVPVGGIDGLNSVILAAAAAESLKQGKSITVSY, via the coding sequence ATGCGAAAATTGAATTTAGGAATTATTGGGGCGGGAAGAATTGCCTATGTGCATGCACGAAGCATTACCTACAATATTCCACATGCGGAAATTAAGATCATCGCCGATCCCTATATGACGGATGAGGCAAAAAAATGGATTGCGGAATTTAATATCCAAACCATATCGAAAGACTATAAGGATGTGATCAACGATCCGGAAGTAGATGCTGTCTTGGTTTGTTCTTCTACCAATACGCACGCCCAATGTACCAGGGAAGCTGCCATTGCCGGGAAACATGTTTTCTGTGAGAAGCCGATCGATCTTGATATCCGGGAAATAAAAAAAACAATTGATGTCGTTGAAAAATCGGGAGTGAAATTCCAGGTTGGGTTCAATAGAAGATTCGACCACAATTTTATGGCTCTCCGCGAGGCTGTTGCCAAAAAAAGGATTGGAGAACTGCACCTGGTAAAAATAACTTCACGGGATCCGTCTCCGCCGCCCCTCGACTATGTCAAAGTGTCGGGCGGCCTTTTTATGGATATGACAATTCATGATTTTGATATGGTGCGATATCTCACCGGAAGCGAAGTCGATGAAATTTTTGCATACGGAAATGTCCTGGTCGACAACGCGATTGGGTCCGCAGGTGATATTGATACTGCCATCATAAGTATGAAGATGAAGAACGGGGCCATGGCCGTTATTGATAATTCCAGAAAAGCAGCATACGGATACGATCAGCGGGGTGAGGTCTTCGGTTCTCTGGGAATGATGGTGACCGGAAATGACACTCCTCATACCGGGACCTTTTGGGGTGAAGAGGGCGTCGTCGCGCAAAAGCCGTTGTATTTCTTTCTTGAGCGCTATAGGGAGGCCTTTTCTCATGAGATGATCGAATTTGTTCATGCCGTTGCCGAGGGGCGACCTGTTCCGGTTGGAGGAATTGATGGGCTGAATTCTGTTATTTTGGCTGCTGCTGCGGCTGAATCCTTGAAGCAGGGAAAGAGTATTACAGTATCGTACTAA
- a CDS encoding substrate-binding domain-containing protein, translating to MEKRFGMVLVLLSLLLTPIFANGSQESSSSQEGGKSYRIAFTMALRDQFLSTMENACLAEAKKEGVKVASQDAQQSSNAQLSQVQQFAAQDYDALIVNLVTTDNSQTVLNAAGDMPVVFVNRAPDVDLVKGKQTYVGSDEHKSGAFQAQALAKFFTERNVKTINYVLLQGTLGLQHTTLRTSSVKKGLEDAGFTLNQVYQDTAEYDRAKALNKMQQFIASGKKFDCVICNNDEMALGAIAAMKQAGLDPKEIPVVGIDATAAGLTAMENGELYATVFQDAKGQGEGALKAAMALASGQEIDTYIDIPFQLVDQSNYKNYMK from the coding sequence ATGGAAAAAAGATTCGGTATGGTTTTGGTTCTTCTCTCATTATTATTGACACCAATTTTTGCCAATGGGAGTCAGGAGAGCTCATCCTCTCAGGAAGGCGGTAAAAGCTATAGGATCGCTTTTACCATGGCACTGCGTGATCAGTTCCTGTCGACCATGGAAAATGCATGCCTTGCAGAAGCAAAAAAAGAAGGGGTAAAGGTTGCTTCACAAGATGCACAACAAAGCAGTAATGCACAGCTTTCGCAAGTTCAGCAGTTTGCAGCCCAGGATTATGATGCTTTGATTGTCAACCTCGTCACTACTGACAATTCACAGACCGTTCTTAATGCAGCGGGGGATATGCCGGTGGTATTTGTCAACAGGGCCCCGGATGTCGATCTGGTAAAAGGTAAACAGACATATGTTGGCTCGGATGAACATAAATCCGGTGCATTCCAGGCTCAGGCATTGGCAAAGTTTTTTACGGAACGAAATGTAAAGACAATCAACTACGTCCTGTTACAGGGTACACTTGGACTGCAGCATACCACCCTGAGGACTTCTTCTGTGAAAAAAGGGCTTGAAGATGCCGGTTTTACCCTGAATCAGGTGTATCAGGATACTGCAGAGTATGATCGTGCAAAGGCCCTGAATAAAATGCAGCAGTTCATTGCCAGCGGCAAGAAGTTTGATTGCGTAATCTGTAACAACGATGAAATGGCATTAGGCGCGATTGCGGCTATGAAACAGGCTGGTTTGGATCCGAAAGAGATTCCCGTGGTAGGTATCGATGCAACAGCGGCCGGACTTACTGCAATGGAAAACGGAGAACTTTATGCCACCGTTTTTCAGGATGCAAAAGGGCAAGGAGAAGGGGCTCTCAAAGCTGCAATGGCATTGGCTTCTGGTCAGGAAATAGATACCTATATCGATATTCCATTTCAGCTGGTTGATCAAAGCAACTATAAAAATTACATGAAGTAG
- a CDS encoding sugar ABC transporter ATP-binding protein, whose product MNGSEYVLEIHDVVKRFPGVLALDQVNFSLRKGTVHALMGENGAGKSTLMKCLLGVYHMDSGQVSLHGEPVTILNPADAIRHGLSMIHQELNPIPKRSVCDNIWLGRELRKGIHLDQREMMRQARDILSRLHIKVNPAKLMGSLSVAQMQMVEIAKAVSYNAEIIIMDEPTSALTEAEIRSLFTVIEELKAANKAVIYISHKIDEIFEICDDVTVFRDGKNAGFTTVEDATPQDLISMMVGRKVNNIYPKVDCPIKEPVLQVEHLSSGETFQDISFTVHAGEIFGFYGLVGAGRTEVCETLFGMREKSAGTIQLNGKNVKIKSPKDAIRHGIGMVTEDRRASGIFPVLSVLDNISIANLRTYCNRLYKINHVALKKEAIAFGDELRIKMPGYGARIMNLSGGNQQKTIVARWLMTQPDILIVDEPTRGIDVGAKAEIHSLITKLAGEGKAIIMISSEMPEVMGMSDRILVMHEGKMTGIIKRPDFTQERIMELAIK is encoded by the coding sequence GTGAATGGAAGCGAATATGTTCTTGAAATCCATGATGTGGTCAAAAGATTTCCAGGGGTTCTGGCGCTTGATCAAGTTAATTTTTCGTTACGCAAAGGGACTGTTCATGCACTAATGGGTGAAAATGGGGCAGGAAAATCTACATTGATGAAGTGCTTGTTAGGAGTGTATCATATGGATTCCGGCCAAGTCTCTTTGCATGGAGAACCTGTTACCATTTTAAACCCGGCAGATGCAATCAGACATGGCCTCTCGATGATTCACCAAGAACTGAATCCGATTCCAAAGCGAAGTGTCTGCGATAACATATGGCTCGGAAGGGAATTGCGAAAGGGAATACATCTTGATCAACGGGAAATGATGCGACAGGCCAGAGATATTCTCTCGCGCTTGCATATTAAAGTGAATCCTGCAAAGTTGATGGGCTCCTTATCGGTTGCGCAAATGCAAATGGTGGAAATCGCCAAAGCCGTTTCATATAATGCCGAAATAATCATCATGGACGAACCGACATCGGCGTTGACTGAGGCGGAAATTCGTTCTTTATTTACGGTTATTGAAGAACTGAAGGCAGCAAACAAGGCCGTAATTTATATTTCCCACAAAATTGATGAAATCTTTGAAATTTGTGATGACGTTACTGTTTTCCGTGACGGCAAAAATGCAGGATTTACTACGGTTGAAGATGCCACGCCTCAGGATCTGATCAGCATGATGGTTGGAAGGAAAGTGAACAATATCTATCCGAAGGTCGATTGCCCTATTAAGGAGCCGGTATTACAAGTCGAACATCTAAGTTCGGGAGAAACATTCCAGGATATCAGCTTTACCGTGCATGCGGGAGAGATCTTTGGCTTCTACGGATTAGTTGGAGCAGGTAGGACTGAAGTCTGTGAAACGCTTTTCGGAATGAGAGAAAAAAGCGCTGGAACTATTCAGTTGAATGGGAAGAACGTCAAGATAAAGTCACCCAAGGATGCTATCCGCCATGGCATAGGAATGGTAACGGAGGACCGTAGGGCCTCAGGTATTTTTCCCGTTCTTAGTGTGCTTGACAATATCAGCATCGCGAATCTAAGAACATACTGCAATCGTTTGTATAAAATAAATCATGTAGCATTAAAGAAAGAGGCCATAGCTTTCGGTGATGAATTACGCATAAAAATGCCGGGTTATGGAGCACGGATAATGAACCTCAGCGGTGGAAACCAACAGAAAACCATCGTTGCACGTTGGCTGATGACGCAACCGGATATCTTGATTGTCGATGAACCTACACGGGGAATAGATGTAGGGGCAAAAGCAGAAATTCACTCATTAATTACGAAACTGGCTGGAGAAGGAAAGGCAATAATCATGATCTCTTCTGAAATGCCGGAAGTTATGGGCATGAGCGACAGAATTTTAGTTATGCATGAGGGTAAGATGACCGGAATCATTAAGCGACCCGATTTCACACAAGAAAGAATAATGGAATTGGCAATTAAGTAA
- a CDS encoding ABC transporter permease, with translation MESLKKQNDNLPSVTSRKESLISLLSENKMFVILAMAYLLLGILTKGAYFAPDNFLYMVQAESGVGILTFGVTFCIISGGIDLSLGSVVSLSSVVAGSFAQKLAYSAKIFPGIAPYPAVVALLIGLAVGLAVGFTNGMFIAYTRIHPFIATLGSMCIARGLALVYTKGQPVSQLTDSFNKFGNIHIWGDVTGIMVFFIICGAVSWYLLNQTRFGRSVYAIGGNLAGNSAAARVVGINVEHNLVKVYALSGLFAGLGGVLIAARTGAGNPTLGLNMELDAIAAATIGGVSQRGGIGRISGVFAGILILGIVKSALIYLGISSYFQDIVKGVIIIFAVVLDMMGQKNS, from the coding sequence ATGGAATCCCTGAAGAAACAGAATGACAACCTACCCTCGGTTACCAGTAGAAAGGAGAGTCTGATAAGTCTGCTTTCCGAAAATAAGATGTTTGTAATCTTAGCCATGGCATATCTATTGCTCGGAATATTAACCAAAGGTGCCTATTTTGCTCCGGATAACTTTCTTTATATGGTACAGGCAGAATCGGGAGTAGGCATATTAACGTTCGGTGTAACGTTTTGTATCATTTCCGGAGGAATCGATTTATCTCTTGGATCTGTTGTTTCCTTGTCGTCGGTTGTGGCTGGGAGCTTTGCGCAAAAATTAGCATATTCTGCCAAGATCTTTCCCGGCATAGCCCCTTACCCTGCGGTCGTTGCACTGCTGATCGGCCTTGCCGTCGGTTTGGCCGTCGGATTTACAAACGGCATGTTTATTGCTTATACGAGAATCCATCCGTTTATCGCAACCTTAGGCAGTATGTGTATCGCAAGAGGCCTTGCTTTGGTCTATACAAAAGGACAACCTGTTTCACAATTGACCGACAGCTTTAACAAGTTCGGCAATATCCATATTTGGGGCGATGTAACCGGTATTATGGTTTTCTTCATTATATGCGGCGCCGTATCATGGTACCTGTTGAATCAAACACGGTTCGGCAGAAGTGTATATGCAATAGGGGGTAACTTGGCGGGAAACAGCGCTGCCGCACGTGTAGTCGGAATCAATGTCGAACATAACCTGGTCAAGGTATATGCCCTTTCAGGGCTTTTTGCAGGCCTTGGCGGAGTCCTGATCGCAGCAAGGACGGGCGCCGGAAATCCAACCCTGGGACTGAACATGGAACTGGATGCAATTGCTGCTGCGACCATAGGCGGAGTTTCTCAGAGAGGAGGAATAGGGCGTATCAGCGGTGTTTTTGCCGGTATATTAATTTTAGGTATCGTGAAAAGTGCCTTAATTTATCTTGGTATTTCTTCCTATTTCCAGGACATCGTCAAGGGTGTGATTATCATTTTTGCTGTTGTTCTTGATATGATGGGACAGAAAAACAGTTAA
- a CDS encoding AAA family ATPase has translation MKPVPFPRHIPAAPTNPADKSGKKAPFRIRDLFDDQTEGSEDKKASGLDEKLRQAYFWITNTAIISPFYDIEYHEQPPQSFFFGDSKVQVDLPTGQSYSSFVLIPLLTLAVRKRCLIVGGPGRGKTATSILMGLLAGYDLKDMKRAIQHGQPQMTVADLLGHPFPGDLMKSEDPSQIRISWRKWLGMRVKIIDEYNRIPTRTQSALLTVLADNYAEIMDQIYECPEAAWYLTANDDAGGGTYQVIEALKDRIDVVVRALHFNTRFLEDLQHRIETGFQPEKNIPGEIVFTEEELDTLYQEILAIRIPVLIRKKIEFFARQFEFFEPASTKLEYMTKDTAKLSGLDFQELMSQESGKDQIRDLGSQAKNGLSVRKLMTILLFTKALAYFRGHGEVEDEDVRQIIPFVLHDSLSPYLESPYFDSEENGPYRVDRITWIRKTYDLSCQEFERLKLQKHDPVEETEKLFRMGLEDLSIKEVEKRMFQIEQILKEMSKTQKLYGHMADDILKLKYFHQRYTNYRRWLQWK, from the coding sequence ATGAAGCCAGTTCCTTTTCCTCGACACATTCCGGCGGCTCCGACCAATCCGGCGGATAAAAGCGGCAAAAAAGCTCCTTTTCGTATCAGAGACCTCTTTGATGACCAGACCGAAGGTTCGGAGGACAAAAAGGCCTCAGGTCTTGATGAGAAATTGCGGCAGGCCTATTTCTGGATTACCAATACGGCGATCATCAGTCCGTTTTATGATATCGAATACCATGAGCAGCCTCCACAATCCTTTTTCTTCGGAGATTCCAAGGTACAAGTAGATTTGCCCACAGGGCAAAGTTATTCCAGTTTCGTTCTAATTCCCTTACTGACCCTGGCCGTTCGTAAACGCTGCCTTATTGTGGGCGGACCGGGACGCGGAAAAACGGCGACCTCCATCCTCATGGGGCTTTTGGCAGGTTATGATCTGAAGGATATGAAAAGGGCCATTCAGCATGGTCAGCCCCAGATGACGGTGGCAGATCTGCTGGGGCACCCTTTTCCCGGTGATCTCATGAAATCGGAAGATCCCAGCCAGATTCGTATCTCATGGCGAAAGTGGCTCGGCATGCGGGTCAAGATCATCGATGAATATAACAGGATACCCACCAGAACCCAGTCGGCGCTCTTAACGGTCCTTGCCGACAATTACGCGGAAATCATGGACCAGATCTACGAATGTCCCGAGGCGGCCTGGTATCTGACCGCCAATGACGATGCAGGGGGAGGCACATACCAGGTGATCGAGGCCTTGAAAGACCGGATTGATGTGGTTGTCAGGGCCCTCCATTTCAACACCCGGTTTCTGGAGGATTTGCAGCATCGTATAGAAACGGGATTCCAACCGGAAAAGAACATCCCCGGTGAGATTGTATTTACCGAGGAAGAGCTGGATACCCTGTATCAGGAGATTCTGGCAATTCGGATTCCTGTGCTTATACGGAAGAAAATAGAGTTCTTCGCCCGGCAGTTTGAGTTTTTCGAGCCGGCCTCCACCAAGCTGGAGTACATGACAAAGGATACGGCAAAGCTTTCCGGGCTTGATTTCCAGGAATTGATGAGTCAGGAGAGTGGTAAAGATCAGATACGGGACCTCGGCAGCCAGGCAAAGAACGGCCTGTCCGTACGAAAACTGATGACCATACTTCTGTTCACCAAGGCTCTGGCCTACTTTCGGGGCCACGGAGAGGTCGAGGATGAGGATGTCAGGCAGATTATTCCCTTCGTACTTCATGACTCACTTTCCCCCTATCTGGAATCACCCTACTTTGACAGCGAGGAAAATGGTCCCTACCGGGTGGACAGAATCACCTGGATTCGCAAGACCTATGATCTCTCCTGCCAGGAATTTGAGCGTCTGAAGCTTCAGAAACACGATCCGGTGGAAGAGACGGAAAAGCTGTTTCGCATGGGGCTTGAAGATCTAAGCATAAAAGAGGTGGAAAAGCGGATGTTTCAGATCGAGCAGATTCTGAAGGAGATGAGCAAGACGCAAAAACTCTACGGCCATATGGCCGATGATATTCTTAAATTGAAGTATTTCCATCAGAGATACACCAATTATCGACGATGGCTGCAATGGAAATAG
- a CDS encoding AMP-binding protein — protein MQGNKTIRPVLDDSERFPGLEDLRWVYYLRQHPKAPLYNFKSGDRLDSDGVGRLHGYKGSLRKLSGSSPLSFIRAFYKEARSDVPAYRNYPADFNDTPSMNRDDLRKAPWDYVKDSASLENILCYATSGTTGAPLEVIFDATCASSWLPQVELMLEKEGFSLERGAGTTAVALICHQLETLTYASASSYLEGSGFIKVNLHPKQWRAPSDASDYLQGLNPGLLTGDPLAFSALMELEIPLRPRAVISSAMSLSEGLAAKLEEYFHCPVYDVYSMTECRNIAFKRQGIMEKMRPDLYLEILDPEAERVLGEGAWGELAVSGGNNPYLPLVRYRTGDFCRLRNQGGRQFLEDFQGRLPVRFSLPHGGWINTIDFSRALAPLALASFQIAQQRDFSLVVRHQGRGELSRKIEEAVRGVLEQYGAENLPIFFGDPLPEDTGQKTCSFVTEFER, from the coding sequence ATGCAAGGGAATAAGACGATCCGTCCTGTTCTGGACGATTCAGAGCGATTCCCTGGACTTGAGGATTTGAGATGGGTCTACTACCTTAGGCAGCATCCAAAGGCGCCTCTGTACAATTTCAAATCGGGAGACCGTCTCGATTCAGATGGGGTGGGGCGGCTGCACGGCTATAAGGGGTCGTTGCGGAAGCTTAGCGGTTCTTCACCCCTCTCCTTTATACGGGCGTTCTACAAAGAGGCCCGTTCGGATGTTCCCGCATACCGGAACTATCCGGCGGATTTTAACGATACTCCTTCCATGAATCGTGACGACCTGCGCAAGGCCCCCTGGGACTATGTGAAAGATAGTGCTTCGTTGGAAAATATCCTCTGTTATGCCACCTCGGGAACCACCGGAGCGCCCCTCGAGGTTATCTTTGATGCCACATGTGCCTCTTCCTGGTTGCCTCAGGTGGAATTGATGCTGGAGAAGGAAGGCTTCAGCCTGGAAAGGGGAGCAGGAACGACAGCCGTCGCCCTGATCTGCCACCAACTGGAGACCCTGACCTATGCCTCCGCTTCATCCTATCTGGAAGGCTCCGGCTTCATCAAGGTGAACCTCCATCCCAAACAGTGGAGAGCCCCCTCGGATGCAAGCGACTACCTTCAGGGCTTAAATCCGGGACTTTTGACGGGAGACCCTCTGGCCTTTTCCGCCCTCATGGAGCTTGAGATTCCCTTACGCCCCCGTGCCGTGATCTCCAGTGCCATGTCCTTGAGCGAGGGATTAGCCGCCAAACTGGAAGAATACTTTCATTGTCCCGTCTATGATGTCTACTCTATGACCGAATGCCGAAACATAGCCTTCAAGAGACAGGGAATCATGGAGAAGATGAGACCTGACCTCTATCTGGAAATTCTGGACCCCGAAGCGGAGCGTGTTTTGGGAGAAGGAGCGTGGGGAGAGCTGGCGGTCAGCGGCGGCAACAATCCCTATCTTCCCCTGGTCCGCTATCGGACGGGAGATTTCTGCCGTTTGAGAAACCAGGGGGGGCGGCAGTTTCTGGAAGATTTTCAGGGACGACTTCCCGTTCGCTTTTCCCTGCCCCACGGCGGCTGGATAAACACGATAGATTTTTCCCGGGCCCTGGCTCCCTTGGCCCTGGCCTCCTTTCAAATTGCCCAGCAAAGGGATTTTTCTCTGGTCGTTCGTCATCAGGGGAGGGGAGAACTCTCCAGAAAAATCGAAGAGGCCGTCAGGGGCGTTTTGGAACAATACGGTGCAGAGAATCTTCCCATTTTCTTTGGAGATCCCTTGCCGGAAGATACAGGACAGAAAACCTGTTCCTTTGTGACGGAGTTTGAGCGTTGA